In Nostoc piscinale CENA21, the genomic stretch TTGGCAGAAACAGTACTGGAAAATGGTGAAATAGTGGTGCTAACAGCACGGAATCCACAGAAGCTAGAAGATTTAGCCGCAAGTTTTCCAGAACAGACATTAGCATTGCAACTTGATGTTACAAAACCCGAACAAGTCAGAGAATCTGTCAAAAATGCGATCGCTCACTTTGGCAGAATTGATATACTCGTCAACAACGCTGGGTGTGAAGTTGCCGGCATCCTGGAAGAAGTTAGTGATGAAGCCATCAGACGGCAATTTGAGACCAATTTTTTTGGTGTTATAGATATGCTGCGAGTCGTCATACCTTATATGCGTCAGCAGCGTAGTGGACATATTCTCAATATCTCATCAGCAGCTTGTTTTATGGCTGGTGCAGGCGGGGGAATTTATATCAGCAGCAAGTTAGCTTTAGAAGGAATTTCTGGGTGTTTAGCGAATGAAGTTGCCCACTTGGGAATCAAAGTCACAATGGTTGAACCTGGCGCATTCAGCACAGACTTTTTCAACAAATCTCATGTCTTAGTTGAAACAAAAATCCCCGAATATCAACCAATTATTAAAGACATGAGCCAATGGATAAAAGATGTCAAAGAGCAGAAAACTAAATTAATTGGTGATCCCAAAAAAGCTGCTCTAGCAATGATTAAAGCAGTTGATAGCGATGTCCCACCACTCAGATTAGCTTTGGGAAGCGATGCAGTAGAAACCATTGATGGTGCATTGCAATTTATTAAAGAAGGGTTGGACGCTTGGAAAGAAGTATCCACAAGTACTGATTTTGATGAAGTAATAACAGATAAAATGCCAGTTGCTGCTGTTAATTAAAGGGTTTATAGGCTTTCCTAGTTTGCTAAAGAAGCAAATTTATCTGTTTTCATCGGCGTTAGTCTGCGTCCATCGGCGGTTAATTATTCTTGCTTGTATCTCATTAGGCGTTGCTGATGAAACCGCGTAGGCGAGTTTAGTTTGTATAGCCCCAGACTTCAGTCTAAGGGCTATATGTCTGCTAAATACAAGATGTGAATAAACAACCATCAACCACCCTGCAAAAATTACGATTGAGAATGAGGATTATGACCAATAGACAAATATTCAACTCTTACATTACTTGTCCTAAACCTAATCCTCAAGCTCAATTAAGATTATTTTGCTTTCCTTATGCTGGTGGTAGCTCGTTAATTTTTCGCACATGGTATGCAAGCTTACCTCAAAATGTCGAAGTTTGCCCTATAGAACTTCCGGGAAGAGGAAAGCAAATGAAATTACCTGCATTTACGCAAATGGAAACTTTGGTAAAGGCGATCGCACCTATCTTACTACCATATTTAGACAAACCATTTGCTTTTTTCGGTCATAGTATGGGTGCATTGATAAGTGCAGCACTAGCTTGTCATCTTCGTCAAGAGTATGACAAACAACCATCGCACCTATTTGTTTCTGCTAGTCGCGCTCCCCAAATCCCACTATCAAAACCACCAATCCACGCCCTACCAGAACATGAATTTAAACAAAAGCTGCGTCATTTGAATGGTACACCTGCTTCAGTCTTAGAAAATGACGAATTAATGCAGCTACTAACCCCTATATTACGGGCAGATTTTACACTTTCCGAAACTTATCTTTTTACCCAACAGCCCCAAGAAACACTGCTAGAATGTCCAATTACTGCCTTTGGTGGATTAGAAGACCAAGAAGTGAGTATTCAGGAACTAGAAGCTTGGCGAT encodes the following:
- a CDS encoding thioesterase II family protein; its protein translation is MTNRQIFNSYITCPKPNPQAQLRLFCFPYAGGSSLIFRTWYASLPQNVEVCPIELPGRGKQMKLPAFTQMETLVKAIAPILLPYLDKPFAFFGHSMGALISAALACHLRQEYDKQPSHLFVSASRAPQIPLSKPPIHALPEHEFKQKLRHLNGTPASVLENDELMQLLTPILRADFTLSETYLFTQQPQETLLECPITAFGGLEDQEVSIQELEAWRSLTKNSFQLEVFPGDHFFIHSSPSLLLANITAYFKASDLSLPITINRL
- a CDS encoding oxidoreductase, producing the protein MVKQTRVWFITGCSSGFGRALAETVLENGEIVVLTARNPQKLEDLAASFPEQTLALQLDVTKPEQVRESVKNAIAHFGRIDILVNNAGCEVAGILEEVSDEAIRRQFETNFFGVIDMLRVVIPYMRQQRSGHILNISSAACFMAGAGGGIYISSKLALEGISGCLANEVAHLGIKVTMVEPGAFSTDFFNKSHVLVETKIPEYQPIIKDMSQWIKDVKEQKTKLIGDPKKAALAMIKAVDSDVPPLRLALGSDAVETIDGALQFIKEGLDAWKEVSTSTDFDEVITDKMPVAAVN